A genomic region of Elephas maximus indicus isolate mEleMax1 chromosome 10, mEleMax1 primary haplotype, whole genome shotgun sequence contains the following coding sequences:
- the LRRC57 gene encoding leucine-rich repeat-containing protein 57: protein MGNSALRAHVETAQKTGVFQLKDRGLTEFPSELQKLTSNLRTIDLSNNKIESLPPMLIGKFALLKSLSLNNNKLTVLPDELCNLKKLEMLSLNNNHLTELPSTFGQLSALKTLSLSGNRLRTLPPQLCSLRHLDVMDLSKNQIRSIPDTVGDLQVIELNLNQNQISQISVKISCCPRLKVLRLEENCLELSMLPQSILSDSQICLLAVEGNLFEIKKLRELEGYDKYMERFTATKKKFA, encoded by the exons ATGGGAAACAGTGCCCTCCGCGCTCATGTGGAAACCGCGCAGAAAACGGGTGTCTTTCAGCTCAAGGATCGTGGGCTGACCGAG TTCCCCtcagagctgcagaagctgacGAGCAATCTCAGGACCATCGATTTGTCCAACAACAAGATCGAGAGCCTACCGCCTATGCTGATAGGGAAGTTCGCTCTGCTGAAGAGCCTctccctcaacaacaacaaactga CTGTTCTGCCTGATGAGTTATGCAATCTGAAAAAACTAGAGATGCTAAGCCTAAACAACAATCACCTGACAGAGCTACCGTCTACCTTTGGGCAACTCTCTGCTCTCAAGACCCTGAGCCTCTCTGGTAACCGACTCCGAACACTGCCACCCCAGCTGTGTAGCCTGAGGCACCTGGATGTGATGGATCTCTCTAAGAACCAGATTCGCAGCATACCTGACACAGTGGGGGACTTGCAGGTCATCGAACTCAATCTCAACCAAAACCAG ATATCTCAGATCTCAGTCAAGATATCGTGCTGCCCTCGGCTCAAAGTTCTTCGTCTGGAAGAGAACTGCCTTGAGCTCAGCATGCTTCCACAGAGCATCCTGAGTGACTCCCAGATCTGTCTGCTTGCTGTGGAAGGCAATCTTTTTGAGATAAAGAAACTTCGAGAACTGGAAGGCTATGATAAG TACATGGAGAGGTTCACAGCCACCAAGAAGAAGTttgcatga